A section of the Falco biarmicus isolate bFalBia1 chromosome 3, bFalBia1.pri, whole genome shotgun sequence genome encodes:
- the CELA3B gene encoding chymotrypsin-like elastase family member 3B produces the protein MLSLLLLLVAGGSHAAVLPDSRVVNGENAVPYGWPWQISLQYERDGTFRHTCGGTLIAPNWVMTAAHCISSSLTYQVVLGEYDMGVNEGPEQRIPVARANIFVHPKWRSSCVACGNDIALLKLQHPAVLNTQVQTGQLPPAGTILPDGYPCYLSGWGRLSSRGGPLPEQLQQALMPVVAFDRCTQPDWWGTLAIRRTMICAGGAEKAGCNGDSGGPLNCRAADGTWEVHGIASFVSGLGCNAPKKPTVFTRVSAFEDWITETMSQN, from the exons ATGCTgagcctcctcctgctgctggtggctggcg GCAGCCACGCCGCCGTGCTGCCGGACTCACGGGTGGTGAACGGGGAGAATGCCGTGCCCTACGGCTGGCCCTGGCAG ATCTCGCTGCAGTACGAGCGGGACGGCACCTTCCGCCACACCTGCGGGGGCACCCTCATCGCGCCCAACTGGGTGATGACGGCCGCGCACTGCATCTC CTCCTCGCTCACCTACCAAGTGGTGCTGGGCGAGTACGACATGGGTGTCAACGAGGGCCCCGAGCAGCGCATCCCCGTGGCCCGCGCCAACATCTTTGTCCACCCCAAATGGCGAAGCTCCTGCGTGGCCTGCGG caaTGACATCGCCTTGCTGAAGCTGCAGCACCCAGCGGTGCTCAACACCCAGGTGCAGACGGGGCAGCTGCCGCCCGCGGGCACCATCCTGCCCGACGGGTACCCCTGCTACCTGAGCGGCTGGGGGCGTCTGTCCAGT CGGGGGGGGCCgctgccagagcagctgcagcaggcgcTGATGCCCGTGGTGGCCTTTGACCGCTGCACCCAGCCCGACTGGTGGGGCACCCTCGCCATCCGCCGCACCATGATCTGCGCCGGCGGCGCCGAGAAGGCCGGCTGCAAC GGTGACTCAGGGGGTCCCCTGAACTGCCGGGCGGCTGACGGGACCTGGGAGGTGCACGGCATCGCCAGCTTTGTCTCAGGGTTGGGCTGCAACGCGCCCAAGAAGCCGACGGTCTTCACCCGCGTCTCTGCCTTCGAGGACTGGATCACCGAG ACCATGAGCCAGAACTGA
- the TMEM269 gene encoding transmembrane protein 269 isoform X1: MWMVSPPVGILQSTKKLFLSERAGWGQTLEFIRKNAANGLSVANLVAGLSSVLCSLNRQYHHSCWLLLVGFLLDLADGAVARQLDACSALGAKLDDFADFTTFGLATALLLQPQGVLDGLLAIAYVLAVFARLCFFSSAGIPFTYRGLPCPYASSLLAGTFLLTGGNITLLRVTAIVMILFMVDRGFYPHDKVLESQLWKKLVYAGGVAAVLFSPVAVASIYCLAWSTSYIIFPFAIWSCKASALPSPNA; this comes from the exons atgTGGATGGTGTCACCGCCGGTCG GTATTTTGCAGTCCACCAAGAAGCTGTTCCTGAGCGAGCGAGCGGGCTGGGGTCAGACGCTGGAGTTCATCCGGAAAAACGCCGCTAACGGGCTCTCCGTGGCCAATCTGGTGGCGGGGCTCTCCTCTGTCCTCTGCAGCCTCAATag GCAATACCACCactcctgctggctgctgctggtggggttTCTGCTGGACCTGGCTGACGGAGCCGTTGCCCGACAGCTCGATGCCTGCTCGGCGCTGG GTGCCAAACTGGATGATTTTGCCGACTTCACCACCTTCGGGctggccacagctctgctgctgcagcctcagggTGTCCTGGACGGGCTGCTGGCCATCGCCTACGTGCTGGCTGTATTTGCTCGCCTGTGCTTCTTCTCCAGTG CAGGGATCCCCTTCACCTACCGGGGGCTGCCCTGTCCCTACGCCTCCTCGCTGCTGGCGGGCACCTTCCTGCTGACGGGGGGTAACATCACCCTGCTGCGTGTCACCGCCATCGTCATGATCCTCTTCATGGTCGATCGGGGCTTCTACCCCCACGACAAGGTCCTGGAGTCCCAGCTCTGGAAGAAATTGGTTTACGCTGGAG GGGTGGCGGCTGTCCTCTTCTCACCGGTGGCGGTGGCTTCCATCTATTGCCTCGCCTGGTCGACGTCCTACATCATCTTCCCCTTTGCCATCTGGAGCTGCAAAGCGTCAGCTCTGCCTTCGCCTAACGCCTAG
- the TMEM269 gene encoding transmembrane protein 269 isoform X2, with protein MWMVSPPVGILQSTKKLFLSERAGWGQTLEFIRKNAANGLSVANLVAGLSSVLCSLNRQYHHSCWLLLVGFLLDLADGAVARQLDACSALGAKLDDFADFTTFGLATALLLQPQGVLDGLLAIAYVLAVFARLCFFSSGIPFTYRGLPCPYASSLLAGTFLLTGGNITLLRVTAIVMILFMVDRGFYPHDKVLESQLWKKLVYAGGVAAVLFSPVAVASIYCLAWSTSYIIFPFAIWSCKASALPSPNA; from the exons atgTGGATGGTGTCACCGCCGGTCG GTATTTTGCAGTCCACCAAGAAGCTGTTCCTGAGCGAGCGAGCGGGCTGGGGTCAGACGCTGGAGTTCATCCGGAAAAACGCCGCTAACGGGCTCTCCGTGGCCAATCTGGTGGCGGGGCTCTCCTCTGTCCTCTGCAGCCTCAATag GCAATACCACCactcctgctggctgctgctggtggggttTCTGCTGGACCTGGCTGACGGAGCCGTTGCCCGACAGCTCGATGCCTGCTCGGCGCTGG GTGCCAAACTGGATGATTTTGCCGACTTCACCACCTTCGGGctggccacagctctgctgctgcagcctcagggTGTCCTGGACGGGCTGCTGGCCATCGCCTACGTGCTGGCTGTATTTGCTCGCCTGTGCTTCTTCTCCAGTG GGATCCCCTTCACCTACCGGGGGCTGCCCTGTCCCTACGCCTCCTCGCTGCTGGCGGGCACCTTCCTGCTGACGGGGGGTAACATCACCCTGCTGCGTGTCACCGCCATCGTCATGATCCTCTTCATGGTCGATCGGGGCTTCTACCCCCACGACAAGGTCCTGGAGTCCCAGCTCTGGAAGAAATTGGTTTACGCTGGAG GGGTGGCGGCTGTCCTCTTCTCACCGGTGGCGGTGGCTTCCATCTATTGCCTCGCCTGGTCGACGTCCTACATCATCTTCCCCTTTGCCATCTGGAGCTGCAAAGCGTCAGCTCTGCCTTCGCCTAACGCCTAG